One genomic region from Saprospiraceae bacterium encodes:
- the def gene encoding peptide deformylase, translated as MILPIYAYGQPVLKVEASDLDPLNYPDLDELISNMWETMYAAKGVGLAAPQIGHSLKLFIVDSTPYQEEGKEFKGLKQVFVNATILEEAGDIWAFEEGCLSIPDLRAEVERQPDILVEYQDLTGELRKQTFTGLNARVIQHEHDHTMGVLFVDHLKPLKKRMVQRRLEAIRKGQIEADYRLKFYRGKP; from the coding sequence ATGATATTACCTATATACGCGTATGGGCAGCCAGTGTTAAAAGTAGAAGCCAGTGATCTGGATCCATTAAACTACCCTGACCTGGATGAATTAATTAGCAATATGTGGGAGACCATGTATGCTGCAAAAGGTGTCGGATTGGCTGCACCACAAATAGGACATTCTCTTAAATTATTTATAGTCGATTCGACGCCGTATCAGGAAGAAGGAAAAGAGTTTAAAGGCTTAAAACAGGTATTTGTTAATGCCACGATCCTGGAGGAGGCCGGCGACATTTGGGCTTTTGAAGAAGGCTGTCTCAGCATCCCTGATCTTAGGGCTGAAGTAGAACGACAGCCAGATATCCTTGTGGAGTATCAGGATCTAACAGGCGAACTTCGGAAACAGACTTTTACTGGACTCAATGCCCGGGTAATTCAGCATGAACACGATCACACCATGGGTGTTTTGTTTGTTGATCACTTAAAGCCTCTGAAAAAGCGCATGGTCCAAAGAAGACTTGAAGCCATTCGTAAGGGTCAAATTGAAGCAGACTATCGATTAAAGTTTTATCGAGGGAAGCCCTGA
- the rfbC gene encoding dTDP-4-dehydrorhamnose 3,5-epimerase: MIFEAEYFEVQGPVLIKPKVFADERGYFFESFAQKDLAKIGIDQPFLQDNQAYSHKGTLRGLHFQKNPYAQSKLVRVTSGKVLDVAVDLRKNSPTYGAHVMVMLDAVDHHLFYIPQGFAHGYLVVSDTCTFQYKCDQYYTPASEGGIRFDDPNLKIVWPDLSLDYKVSDRDQHLPLLDPDIHAF; encoded by the coding sequence ATGATTTTTGAAGCTGAATATTTTGAAGTACAGGGTCCTGTACTGATCAAACCTAAAGTATTTGCAGATGAAAGAGGATATTTTTTTGAGTCCTTTGCTCAAAAAGATTTAGCAAAAATTGGCATCGATCAACCATTTTTGCAGGACAATCAGGCTTATTCGCATAAAGGCACTTTGCGTGGCCTGCATTTTCAAAAAAATCCATATGCCCAAAGCAAATTGGTCAGAGTCACTTCCGGCAAAGTGCTGGATGTAGCTGTTGACCTACGAAAAAATTCACCTACCTATGGCGCTCATGTTATGGTTATGTTAGACGCTGTAGACCATCATTTGTTTTATATCCCACAAGGGTTTGCCCATGGCTACCTGGTCGTATCTGATACATGTACCTTCCAATATAAGTGTGATCAGTATTATACCCCCGCTTCCGAAGGCGGTATCCGGTTTGATGACCCAAACCTTAAGATTGTGTGGCCAGACCTAAGTCTCGACTACAAGGTATCTGACCGTGATCAGCATTTACCCTTATTAGATCCTGACATCCATGCCTTTTAA
- the ruvX gene encoding Holliday junction resolvase RuvX, whose product MARALGVDYGKKRTGLSVTDPLKMIVNPLTAIATDELDLFLINYLGREQVDLVVFGDPFHKDGTPTELNFDIHTFGNSLLNRFPYLTIRYQVENFTSQEAVSLLIKKGTPKNKRDKSAIDVMSAVLILQKYLNHY is encoded by the coding sequence ATGGCTAGGGCACTGGGTGTAGATTATGGCAAAAAAAGGACTGGGCTATCTGTCACAGATCCGTTAAAAATGATAGTCAATCCGTTGACTGCCATTGCTACTGATGAATTGGACCTTTTTTTAATCAATTACCTTGGCCGGGAGCAAGTTGATCTGGTCGTATTTGGTGATCCTTTTCACAAAGATGGCACCCCCACTGAATTAAACTTTGATATTCATACTTTCGGCAATAGCCTCCTCAATCGTTTTCCATATTTAACCATCCGATATCAAGTAGAGAACTTCACCAGTCAGGAAGCGGTCAGTTTGTTAATAAAAAAGGGAACACCAAAAAACAAAAGAGACAAAAGTGCTATCGATGTCATGAGTGCTGTCTTGATTTTACAAAAATATTTAAATCATTATTAA
- a CDS encoding gliding motility-associated C-terminal domain-containing protein, translating into MQITIENCNNDPPILTVPQDICIVAGSRIEFEVSAIDSDTAQKISISALGGPLNVFVNKAVFNVKPGFQSQPATGKFVWQTSCEHISDVPYAIVFRAVDNFKDSTGLADLKSVRIKVVGPPPTNLNSITSGNNKVKLTWEYSNACAVTVNDYFKGFSVWRRVNSNQFNLDTCINGLAGRGYIKIASNVNTKLNNQYTYEDEMVEGGKTHCYRILAEFALTSPGGNSYNRVVSLPSEETCIQLKRDLPFITKVSVNATDQVNGSISVAWILPLADDLDTLMHPGPYKIIVARAEGLPSTSTVYTPIPGAIFSSGSFANFKDTSLVDLKLNTTEKTYSYQLQFFTGSTSTAYGISASCSSVFLQGIGADRIVKLSWKESVPWNNYNYEIYRSSINNPITLIGTTAARSFIDNSVENNQTYCYSIQSIGTYGINGLPTPLTNFSQEVCITPVDSTPPCSPVFTINRDCVLKDNSGSVTNELQWSNRGSDTCFVDDLASVNIYFSKNKVNPTFIKLASITDRSITTFLHTPDSSYTGCYILTAVDHNNNESKLTGAICPPNCKLEYDLPNSFTPNGDGANDLFTPRVNAGVVRVQFEVFNRWGELLFSTQEPALNWNGRDRNDKEVSPGVYYYVCEVLGFQENASTPLETRKGFIQILR; encoded by the coding sequence ATGCAGATCACCATAGAGAATTGCAATAATGATCCACCAATTTTAACTGTACCTCAGGATATCTGTATCGTTGCAGGATCAAGAATAGAATTTGAGGTGTCAGCTATTGATTCAGATACTGCACAAAAAATTTCCATTAGTGCACTTGGTGGACCATTGAATGTATTTGTAAACAAAGCTGTTTTTAATGTCAAGCCTGGATTTCAATCTCAACCAGCCACCGGCAAATTCGTCTGGCAGACTTCTTGTGAACATATTTCGGATGTTCCATATGCTATTGTATTTCGAGCTGTGGACAATTTTAAAGATTCCACAGGGCTTGCTGATCTAAAGTCTGTTAGAATTAAAGTGGTAGGGCCTCCGCCTACTAACCTAAATTCGATCACCAGTGGTAATAACAAAGTCAAATTGACCTGGGAATACTCAAATGCCTGCGCAGTCACTGTAAATGATTATTTCAAAGGATTTTCGGTTTGGAGACGGGTCAATAGCAATCAGTTTAATCTTGATACCTGCATTAATGGCTTGGCAGGCAGGGGTTATATCAAGATCGCTTCCAATGTCAATACCAAATTAAATAACCAGTACACCTACGAGGATGAGATGGTAGAAGGAGGCAAAACCCATTGTTACAGGATTCTTGCAGAGTTTGCCTTGACCTCACCAGGAGGTAATTCTTATAATCGTGTAGTAAGTCTACCTTCTGAGGAGACCTGTATTCAATTAAAAAGAGATTTACCTTTTATCACAAAAGTTTCAGTTAATGCGACTGATCAGGTCAATGGCTCCATATCCGTGGCCTGGATTTTGCCTTTAGCCGATGATCTGGATACCTTGATGCACCCAGGGCCTTATAAAATCATTGTAGCAAGAGCAGAAGGTCTGCCTTCGACCAGTACAGTATATACACCCATCCCTGGTGCTATCTTTAGTTCCGGAAGCTTTGCCAATTTTAAGGATACTTCATTGGTAGACTTAAAATTAAATACAACCGAAAAAACTTACAGTTATCAATTGCAGTTTTTTACCGGCTCCACCTCCACTGCATATGGTATATCTGCTTCTTGCAGTAGTGTGTTCCTTCAAGGGATAGGCGCTGATAGAATCGTTAAATTGTCCTGGAAAGAGTCAGTACCCTGGAATAATTATAACTACGAGATTTACAGAAGTAGCATCAATAACCCGATCACTTTAATCGGCACGACGGCCGCTAGGTCATTCATAGATAACTCTGTAGAAAATAATCAAACATACTGTTATTCCATTCAATCGATAGGTACATATGGAATCAATGGCTTGCCGACACCGCTTACCAATTTTTCACAAGAAGTGTGCATTACCCCGGTAGATTCTACCCCACCTTGTTCTCCGGTATTTACCATCAATCGGGATTGCGTTTTAAAGGATAATTCCGGAAGTGTGACGAATGAACTTCAATGGAGCAACCGGGGTAGCGACACTTGTTTTGTGGATGACCTTGCCTCTGTAAATATTTATTTTTCAAAAAATAAAGTCAATCCGACTTTTATCAAACTAGCCAGCATCACAGACCGATCTATAACAACCTTTCTTCACACACCTGATTCCTCTTATACAGGCTGCTACATTTTGACGGCTGTTGATCACAATAACAATGAGTCCAAATTAACAGGAGCCATCTGCCCTCCCAATTGCAAATTAGAATATGATCTCCCAAATAGTTTTACCCCAAATGGAGATGGAGCCAATGATTTATTCACTCCCAGGGTCAATGCAGGAGTAGTAAGGGTTCAATTTGAAGTATTCAACCGTTGGGGTGAATTACTATTCTCTACTCAAGAACCGGCATTAAATTGGAATGGTCGGGATCGAAATGATAAGGAGGTAAGTCCCGGTGTTTATTATTATGTTTGTGAGGTCCTCGGTTTTCAGGAAAACGCATCTACACCTTTGGAAACCAGGAAAGGATTCATTCAAATACTTAGGTAA
- a CDS encoding riboflavin synthase, whose translation MFTGIIETLGEVVDIHIVQKNVEIYISSIFSTDLKIDQSIAHNGVCLTVDQTAPSWHRCTLIAETLDKSNFNNLQKGDLVNLERSVIIGSRLDGHFVQGHVDTTTTCLEINDSDGSWVYKFSLPSTSSQLVVPKGSITINGVSLTISDLKEAYFEVSIIPYTFHHTNFHKLRPGDLVNLEFDILGKYIHRIWTISGLPSIKL comes from the coding sequence ATGTTTACAGGAATTATAGAGACACTTGGCGAAGTTGTAGATATTCATATTGTACAAAAAAATGTAGAGATATATATTTCTTCGATATTCAGTACAGACCTCAAAATCGATCAAAGTATTGCTCACAATGGTGTCTGTCTTACGGTAGATCAGACTGCACCATCATGGCATAGATGCACACTCATCGCAGAAACCCTGGATAAAAGCAATTTTAATAATCTTCAAAAAGGTGATCTTGTCAATCTTGAAAGGTCCGTCATCATTGGAAGCAGATTAGACGGGCACTTCGTACAGGGGCACGTAGATACTACCACCACTTGCCTGGAAATCAATGATTCTGATGGAAGTTGGGTTTATAAATTTTCACTACCATCCACATCCAGTCAGCTTGTAGTGCCCAAAGGCTCTATTACTATCAATGGTGTAAGCCTCACTATCTCTGACCTGAAAGAGGCTTATTTCGAAGTATCCATCATCCCTTATACCTTCCATCATACTAATTTTCACAAGCTTAGACCCGGAGACCTTGTCAACCTTGAATTTGATATATTGGGGAAATATATCCATAGAATTTGGACTATTTCAGGGCTTCCCTCGATAAAACTTTAA
- the rfbD gene encoding dTDP-4-dehydrorhamnose reductase: protein MPFNILVTGAHGQVGSQLVLRLKQEADIKVHAYGHKQLDLTDANAILHVITDEIHAVVNCAAYTQVDLAQSDPSAAWNINAVAPELMAKACHQKNILFLHYSTDYVYDNDQTRPLTETDPCCPKSIYAITKYEGEQKALYYNPKTIILRTSWVYSRQGQNFVNTIIRLAQEKSELLVVDDQLGAPTYTPNLVDATLTILRRYLEYGSSNIFGIYNFANDGAISWYEFAKKIVAMRLIDCKVLPTSTQSFPRPAPRPRYSIFELTKIQAVFGIKPVPWEIALQECIQPEKSYPTLD, encoded by the coding sequence ATGCCTTTTAATATACTAGTCACAGGTGCGCATGGTCAGGTAGGAAGTCAATTGGTACTCAGGTTAAAGCAAGAGGCAGATATCAAGGTACATGCCTACGGCCATAAACAGCTTGACCTAACAGATGCCAATGCCATACTCCATGTGATCACGGATGAAATCCATGCCGTCGTCAATTGTGCAGCTTATACTCAAGTAGACCTGGCACAATCCGATCCTTCGGCAGCCTGGAATATCAATGCTGTGGCTCCGGAATTAATGGCCAAAGCTTGCCATCAAAAGAATATTCTATTTCTGCACTATTCTACAGATTATGTTTATGATAATGATCAGACGAGGCCATTAACAGAGACAGATCCATGCTGTCCTAAAAGCATTTACGCAATTACCAAGTATGAAGGAGAACAAAAGGCCTTGTATTATAACCCTAAAACGATAATTTTAAGGACTTCGTGGGTATACTCCCGGCAAGGGCAAAATTTTGTTAATACTATAATCCGTTTAGCACAAGAAAAATCTGAGCTTCTGGTGGTAGACGATCAACTAGGAGCACCCACCTATACTCCGAACCTGGTCGATGCAACCTTAACTATCCTACGGCGATATCTGGAATATGGTTCATCAAATATTTTTGGTATTTACAATTTTGCCAATGATGGCGCAATATCCTGGTATGAATTTGCAAAAAAAATTGTAGCCATGCGCCTTATCGACTGTAAGGTACTGCCTACATCCACCCAATCCTTTCCCAGGCCAGCTCCAAGACCTCGATACAGCATCTTTGAACTGACTAAAATACAAGCCGTGTTCGGTATCAAGCCTGTGCCCTGGGAGATAGCCCTTCAGGAATGCATTCAGCCAGAAAAATCATATCCAACCTTAGATTAA
- the der gene encoding ribosome biogenesis GTPase Der, whose protein sequence is MSNIVAIVGRPNVGKSTLFNRLFGERQAIIDDTSGVTRDRIYGFSEWNGKSFTIIDTGGFVQHSDDVFESAIRQQVKMAIDEANAIIFMVDVTTGITDFDAQVADLLRRTRKNVYLAVNKVDNHQRMLMANEFYGLGFDNTYFLSSISGTGVGELLDDVVEVFPPTETEPDANALPQIAIIGQPNVGKSTLLNSLIGEERNIVTDIPGTTRDAIHTVYNKFGKHFLLIDTAGIRRKTKVHEDLEFYSVIRAVRSLEDCDVCLLMIDATTGMEAQDSNLFSLAIKKHKGIVLLVNKWDLLEKETNTMNQIEKELRFKLAPFNDIPILFISAQNKQRIFNVVEVAMDVYERRNQKFKTSELNQFLADALAKSPPPAYRGKMIKIKYVTQVPKAYPAFAFFCNNPDYMQKNYKLYLENQLREKFNLTGVPISMFYKEK, encoded by the coding sequence ATGAGTAATATAGTTGCAATAGTAGGTCGGCCCAATGTAGGAAAATCAACCTTATTCAATCGTCTTTTTGGCGAAAGACAAGCTATTATAGACGACACCAGTGGAGTGACAAGGGATCGTATATATGGATTTAGCGAATGGAATGGTAAATCATTCACCATCATCGACACCGGAGGATTTGTTCAACACTCTGATGATGTATTCGAATCCGCGATAAGGCAACAAGTAAAAATGGCCATCGATGAAGCCAATGCCATCATCTTTATGGTTGATGTGACCACAGGTATCACGGATTTTGATGCCCAGGTAGCAGATCTGCTCAGGCGCACCAGGAAAAATGTCTACCTGGCAGTGAATAAAGTGGATAACCATCAGCGCATGTTGATGGCCAATGAATTTTATGGACTCGGCTTTGACAATACTTATTTCTTGTCATCCATCAGTGGTACTGGCGTCGGAGAGTTACTGGATGATGTGGTAGAAGTTTTTCCTCCAACCGAAACAGAGCCTGATGCCAATGCATTACCACAGATTGCGATTATAGGGCAACCAAATGTCGGCAAATCAACTTTACTCAATTCACTCATTGGTGAAGAAAGGAATATAGTGACAGATATACCCGGTACTACCCGGGATGCTATCCATACGGTATACAACAAATTTGGCAAGCATTTTTTATTGATCGATACCGCAGGTATACGAAGAAAAACTAAGGTACACGAAGACCTTGAGTTTTACTCGGTGATCAGGGCGGTCAGATCATTGGAAGACTGCGATGTATGCTTGCTCATGATCGATGCCACCACAGGCATGGAAGCTCAGGATTCCAATCTATTTAGCCTGGCCATCAAAAAACATAAAGGCATCGTGTTATTAGTAAACAAATGGGACCTTTTAGAGAAAGAAACGAATACGATGAACCAAATAGAAAAAGAGCTCAGATTTAAACTAGCACCTTTCAATGACATTCCGATATTATTTATATCGGCTCAAAACAAACAACGGATTTTCAATGTGGTGGAAGTAGCCATGGATGTATACGAACGACGAAATCAAAAATTTAAAACATCTGAACTCAATCAATTTCTTGCTGATGCTTTAGCAAAAAGTCCACCTCCTGCCTACAGAGGCAAAATGATTAAAATTAAATATGTCACACAGGTGCCAAAAGCTTACCCTGCTTTTGCTTTTTTCTGCAACAACCCCGACTATATGCAGAAAAACTATAAGCTTTATCTCGAAAATCAATTAAGAGAGAAATTTAACCTAACAGGAGTACCGATTTCTATGTTTTATAAAGAAAAGTAA
- the era gene encoding GTPase Era, whose translation MSSTQHFSGFIHLFGNPNVGKSSLVHALCGQKLAIITERPQTTRHRIFVIYNDDTHQAIFSDAPGRIKEPQYKLQERMNIHAHAGIYDADLILFVTTPEEKLDPDQVESIKKTKVPVLLIVNKSDLFSQEKAEAARQAWLSLYPFSHSFIVSALENKGTPELLETLLKSLPEGPAYFPKDEMSDRHERFFIAELIRETIFESYYDEIPYSSEVQVQDFKDSEKDNKPFAKIYVYIFVERDSQKAILLGQHGKSIKELGIQARKKIEDFLGHPIYLDLQVKTEKNWRNNPEVLKKYGY comes from the coding sequence ATGTCATCAACTCAACATTTTTCAGGTTTTATCCATTTATTTGGCAATCCTAATGTCGGCAAGTCCAGCTTAGTGCATGCATTATGTGGGCAAAAGCTCGCCATCATCACAGAAAGACCTCAAACGACCAGGCATCGGATATTCGTGATATACAATGACGATACCCACCAGGCTATTTTCTCCGATGCTCCAGGCCGTATAAAAGAACCTCAGTACAAACTACAGGAAAGGATGAATATCCACGCTCATGCTGGAATATATGATGCCGACCTCATCCTATTCGTCACTACTCCGGAGGAAAAACTGGATCCTGATCAGGTCGAATCGATAAAAAAAACGAAAGTGCCTGTATTATTGATAGTTAATAAATCTGATCTGTTTAGCCAGGAGAAAGCAGAAGCTGCCAGGCAGGCATGGCTATCTTTGTATCCGTTTAGCCATAGTTTTATCGTCTCCGCATTAGAAAACAAGGGCACTCCGGAATTGTTAGAAACCTTGCTTAAATCACTACCTGAAGGTCCAGCTTATTTCCCAAAAGATGAAATGAGTGATAGGCATGAGCGGTTTTTTATCGCAGAGCTGATCCGTGAAACCATATTCGAATCTTATTATGACGAAATCCCTTACTCCAGTGAAGTACAGGTGCAAGATTTTAAAGATTCCGAAAAAGACAATAAACCCTTTGCCAAAATCTATGTATACATCTTTGTAGAACGCGATAGTCAAAAAGCAATATTATTAGGTCAGCATGGAAAAAGCATCAAAGAATTAGGCATCCAGGCACGAAAAAAAATAGAGGACTTCTTAGGCCATCCAATATATCTTGATCTACAGGTCAAAACAGAAAAAAACTGGCGCAACAATCCTGAAGTGCTTAAAAAATATGGTTATTAA